Proteins found in one Apostichopus japonicus isolate 1M-3 chromosome 16, ASM3797524v1, whole genome shotgun sequence genomic segment:
- the LOC139983288 gene encoding uncharacterized protein, which translates to MSSQGWGRQYDHHSGNSTSASSQNASKVSQQKENVHVSNRVNVESGVYRTIPPITVGASCESPVCVRGTSALSSESGDLSMLEESSRRTSTIHKEDKDDGRWSTYCPEHNKPVYFFCSSCDGLICATCREVKHKSHEVIGIDDSPVEVNHDNNQVGSEVQHSYPETPPKCPIHDRPCIMVCTIKMTYICKDCDRRYHCTGFLSDHVPLRSAGTELLRKSEDFEWKMKSIESEMDKVTETGKSNIDTIMRETEALKMEINAATEKTKERLEAYRNDMFAKIDKVAEEKINSCTIAVESLNTVRGFIQQARQMDMEIQRDAERGKYLKAMRSAQQIKDVIGNIDKTITQNNIKEDSLGLKVREESFRDPFKVL; encoded by the coding sequence ATGTCTTCCCAAGGTTGGGGAAGACAATATGATCATCACTCAGGAAATTCGACTTCGGCAAGTAGCCAAAATGCTTCAAAAGTTAGCCAGCAGAAAGAAAATGTTCATGTTTCGAATAGAGTGAATGTGGAATCAGGTGTATATAGAACTATCCCACCAATAACGGTAGGGGCTTCTTGTGAATCACCCGTGTGTGTGAGGGGAACGTCTGCTCTCTCTTCAGAGAGTGGTGATTTATCCATGCTGGAAGAATCTTCAAGAAGGACATCAACAATTCACAAAGAGGATAAGGACGATGGACGTTGGTCCACATATTGCCCCGAGCATAACAAGCCAGTGTACTTCTTTTGCTCTTCATGCGATGGGCTCATATGTGCCACATGTAGAGAAGTTAAACATAAAAGCCATGAAGTGATTGGAATTGATGACAGTCCTGTGGAAGTGAACCATGACAACAATCAAGTAGGTTCTGAAGTGCAGCATAGTTACCCTGAAACACCACCAAAATGCCCCATCCATGACAGGCCTTGCATCATGGTGTGTACAATTAAAATGACATATATTTGTAAAGACTGTGACCGTAGATATCACTGCACTGGTTTTTTGAGTGATCATGTACCCCTGAGAAGTGCAGGTACTGAACTTTTGCGAAAAAGCGAAGACTTTGAATGGAAAATGAAGTCGATTGAATCTGAAATGGACAAAGTCACTGAAACTGGGAAATCTAACATAGATACAATAATGAGAGAAACTGAAGCACTGAAGATGGAAATAAACGCAGCTACTGAAAAGACAAAGGAAAGGCTCGAAGCCTATAGAAATGATATGTTTGCAAAGATTGACAAAGTCgcagaagaaaaaataaattcgTGTACCATAGCAGTTGAATCTCTGAACACAGTTAGAGGATTTATACAGCAAGCACGTCAAATGGACATGGAAATTCAACGGGACGCTGAAAGGGGGAAGTATTTGAAAGCAATGCGGTCAGCTCAGCAAATCAAAGATGTGATTGGTAATATAGATAAGACAATCACTCAAAACAACATTAAAGAGGATAGCTTAGGTTTGAAAGTGAGAGAAGAGTCCTTTAGAGACCCATTCAAAGTACTGTAA
- the LOC139983281 gene encoding uncharacterized protein, producing MASRNGSKTDCGHHRQPDFIHILPCRHRFCVDCVKDIEGLIKGQIFSCPICQNCSQYVRPQEEVFGLAEKAPPDEDISPKAHKSHRYSSESQEDVTRRHDLKTDDAIEDCFSHGKGSHYNQSPSVSSRRYADPTESYHVGNAQVGQDSFYSGSNLTQSPHCSTVYDRSYDDKTPSIEYREEHYTHSSTSRHGPSSAGASAENIYDVPRSLSSPGTPFSRKQTTDPAKNDINYKNALTGLDFNEQHMSANGTSAQSLSVGVPTVASKTPNSFKLEKKGTFCNVHIRPVYFFCTTCNVLLCAECKDGSHKSHTTIDIDEPKLREHGTNAQQGSSLSDGIPMAASKEPNSLKLEKRGTICNLHSKPVYFFCTTCNALLCAECKDGSHKYHSTNDIDEPLREHGTNAQQDFSVPPAELTHVCSQHGRPFIVICVKKSTFLCHDCLDTHYCLYKCSHVPIKTAAHEYFLPKSIDVVMKLQAIDESMEQIARQRQTSANKLVEEAETLKRKINESIEMEKAKLEGERMDMIEQVDRVLKEKIQRYTQDSLSPISESIQKTRKENSALREDIEKELYKSAMQGIPKVEKMVQKLQRDLDTIPRKTEEKLGLYVHASMSSIRPFALNSYYRY from the coding sequence ATGGCGAGTCGTAACGGCTCCAAGACTGACTGTGGACATCACCGCCAACCTGATTTCATACATATACTTCCCTGTAGACACAGGTTCTGTGTAGACTGTGTGAAGGATATTGAAGGTCTAATAAAAGGGCAGATTTTCAGCTGCCCTATTTGTCAGAATTGTTCTCAATACGTCAGGCCGCAGGAAGAAGTATTTGGTTTAGCAGAAAAAGCACCACCAGATGAAGATATTTCTCCCAAGGCCCATAAAAGTCACAGATATTCCTCCGAGTCTCAGGAAGATGTCACAAGGAGACATGACTTGAAGACAGATGATGCTATTGAAGATTGTTTCTCGCACGGTAAAGGAAGCCATTATAATCAAAGTCCAAGTGTTAGCAGCAGAAGGTATGCTGATCCAACAGAAAGTTACCATGTAGGAAATGCACAGGTTGGTCAGGATTCATTTTACTCCGGTTCCAACTTGACCCAAAGTCCTCATTGCTCAACAGTATATGATAGGTCTTACGATGACAAAACACCATCCATTGAATATAGAGAGGAACATTACACCCACAGTAGCACCTCTCGTCATGGCCCTTCTTCAGCTGGTGCATCTGCGGAAAATATCTATGATGTGCCAAGATCTCTTTCTAGCCCTGGCACGCCCTTCAGTCGAAAACAGACAACAGACCCTGCTAAAAATGATATCAATTACAAAAACGCACTTACGGGACTGGATTTCAATGAACAACATATGAGTGCAAATGGAACATCTGCTCAGTCATTGAGTGTTGGAGTACCCACTGTAGCTTCTAAGACACCAAATAgtttcaaacttgaaaaaaagggcacattttgcAATGTCCATATTAGACcagtttatttcttttgtaCTACTTGTAATGTACTTTTGTGCGCAGAATGTAAAGATGGCTCCCACAAGTCTCACACTACGATAGATATCGACGAACCTAAGTTGAGGGAACATGGCACCAATGCTCAACAGGGTTCAAGTCTGAGTGATGGAATACCCATGGCAGCATCTAAGGAACCAAATAGTTTGAAACTTGAGAAAAGGGGCACAATTTGCAATTTACATAGCAAACCAGTGTATTTCTTTTGTACTACTTGTAATGCACTTTTGTGTGCAGAATGTAAAGATGGCTCCCACAAGTACCACAGTACGAATGATATCGATGAGCCATTGAGAGAACATGGAACTAATGCTCAACAGGATTTTAGTGTACCCCCTGCAGAATTGACACACGTATGTTCCCAACATGGAAGACCCTTCATCGTGATTTGTgtaaaaaaatcaacatttttatgTCATGACTGTCTAGACACACATTATTGCTTGTACAAATGTAGTCACGTCCCTATTAAGACAGCAGCACATGAATACTTTCTACCCAAGAGCATTGACGTTGTAATGAAGCTACAGGCAATTGACGAATCCATGGAGCAAATTGCTCGTCAAAGACAAACGAGCGCAAATAAATTAGTTGAAGAAGCAGAGACATTGAAGCGTAAGATTAACGAATCCATTGAAATGGAAAAGGCTAAACTGGAAGGTGAAAGAATGGATATGATCGAACAGGTTGACAGAGTCTTAAAGGAAAAAATACAAAGGTACACTCAAGACTCTTTGTCACCAATCTCGGAATCCATCCAAAAGACACGCAAAGAGAATTCTGCTCTACGAGAAGACATTGAAAAGGAGCTATACAAAAGTGCCATGCAGGGAATTCCAAAAGTTGAGAAAATGGTTCAAAAACTGCAGAGGGATTTGGACACCATCCCCAGGAAAACAGAGGAGAAACTAGGCTTATATGTGCATGCTTCAATGAGTAGCATTCGTCCATTTGCTTTAAACTCCTATTACCGATActaa
- the LOC139983287 gene encoding uncharacterized protein encodes MALGKYVRYSLVMFFILCLIWLTRLKFLSCLLNARIQPTNSLGQTYRLFNATPLTITKSDQVQLPSAREECHVVHSKLNTCNKLPNYFLHESRRRDFDQSIINFWHIQKAGGSTVAHCMVNMVKELNLPETFHGGPSCKKKDGMVDRSAYFTNVSLNHPIVRGHGTLGLCDFIHDKITTRNCSTFALFRDPVERAVSNYFFNRQIATKLGHTTGGFAKALQHNITEWLKQVGSVTLQGFANEWRLEEKGNSQEICKEQRSSIVEVRGWRLVDGFLQSIIDNMDRHFSVIGITEDLESTYEILEFVYGLPFTKTCIGLHIMKGKYDSITHTKQETLKADAKRQLMEDEEVMKLLQFDILIYQRAKEIFYQQKIILENYKQVYN; translated from the exons ATGGCACTTGGAAAATACGTTCGATACTCCCTGGTTATGTTCTTCATCCTATGCTTAATTTGGTTGACCAGATTGAAGTTTCTTTCTTGCCTACTAAATGCTAGAATTCAACCTACGAATTCATTAGGTCAAACTTACAG ACTCTTCAACGCAACACCTTTAACTATAACGAAATCCGACCAAGTGCAACTGCCATCAGCGAGGGAAGAATGCCACGTTGTACACAGCAAGTTAAATACATGTAACAAATTACCAAATTATTTCTTACATGAGAGCAGGCGAAGAGATTTCGACCAATCCATCATCAATTTCTGGCATATACAAAAAGCTGGAGGATCGACCGTTGCACATTGCATGGTTAATATGGTAAAAGAATTAAACTTGCCTGAGACGTTTCACGGAGGACCTTCTTGTAAAAAAAAGGACGGAATGGTAGACAGAAGTGCTTACTTTACTAACGTGTCTCTTAATCACCCAATCGTTAGAGGACATGGTACGCTAGGGTTatgtgattttattcacgacaAAATTACCACGAGAAACTGTTCAACTTTTGCACTTTTCAGAGATCCAGTAGAAAGGGCAGTGTCTAATTACTTCTTTAATCGACAAATTGCAACAAAACTGGGACATACAACAGGTGGGTTCGCTAAAGCTCTCcaacataatataacagagTGGTTGAAGCAAGTAGGGTCAGTGACATTGCAAGGGTTTGCAAACGAATGGCGACTTGAGGAGAAAGGGAATTCGCAAGAGATTTGCAAAGAGCAAAGAAGTTCTATTGTAGAAGTAAGGGGATGGCGTCTCGTCGATGGGTTTTTACAGAGCATCATTGATAACATGGATAGGCATTTTTCTGTCATTGGTATAACAGAGGACCTGGAAAGTACTTATGAAATATTAGAGTTTGTTTACGGATTACCATTTACGAAAACGTGTATCGGTTTACACATAATGAAAGGCAAATACGATAGTATAACTCATACGAAGCAGGAAACACTCAAGGCAGACGCAAAACGACAACTTATGGAAGACGAGGAGGTTATGAAATTACTTCAATTTGATATTCTCATTtatcaaagagcaaaagaaatattttatcaacagaAGATAATTCTAGAGAATTATAAACAGGTATACAACTAA